A DNA window from Mytilus edulis chromosome 14, xbMytEdul2.2, whole genome shotgun sequence contains the following coding sequences:
- the LOC139504345 gene encoding uncharacterized protein, whose product MDKTAYIQEAERQLSDARFYQKLDSDPTTSFSRDITNSLVEMHADGFIDDKTLEYLKPENPKPGRFYLLPKIHKANNPGRPIVSANGHLTEKISEFVDFHLRQHVEDLPSHIKDTTDYLRKMQALNPLPSDTTLVSMDVTSLYTNIPHADGIDACKEVWNSRPVKYPPTECLVKMLTLVLKKNNFTFDGDHYLQVNGTAMGTKMAPSYANIFMGKLEKQLLETSVEKPLSWFRFIDDVDMKWNKSDEDLDTFITHANNIHPSIKFTHEKSKSKIAFLDTSSSLTEGIISTDLYSKPTDTHQYLSPKSCHPAHLTKSIPYSQALRVKRICSNTETTKRQLRKLETRLKKRGYKHRNIKKSFQKAESIPRSELLEYKVKKKSKRTPCVLTYHPSLKNSFGVIREHWKSVEKNSKLSKIFPEPPMIAFRQPSSLRNLLVRAEVSDNRSTSGECRSCGEKRCKCCLQMQHSSTFHKCSVCGLQYVGESKQPFHKRLNGHRSDISKKPLLPVSEHFRQSDHKLDDFNRMKILVIEQNIQWSDAQRQVRESFWIKELNVHHPNGINKKY is encoded by the exons ATGGATAAAACTGCCTATATTCAAGAGGCTGAACGACAACTTAGCGATGCAAGGTTCTACCAAAAACTAGACTCTGATCCTACTACATCTTTTAGCAGAGATATTACTAatagtttggtagaaatgcatGCCGATGGTTTCATCGATGACAAAACTCTTGAATATTTGAAACCAGAAAACCCAAAACCGGGCAGATTTTATCTATTACCTAAAATTCATAAGGCCAATAACCCAGGAAGACCTATAGTTTCAGCGAACGGTCATCTGACGGAAAAAATATCGGAATTTGTTGACTTCCATCTTCGTCAACATGTTGAAGACTTACCATCTCACATCAAAGATACAACCGATTATCTTAGAAAAATGCAGGCCTTAAACCCACTCCCCTCCGACACGACTCTTGTTTCCATGGATGTTACCTCCCTCTACACTAATATTCCACATGCAGATGGCATCGATGCATGCAAAGAAGTTTGGAATTCCAGACCAGTGAAATATCCACCTACTGAATGCCTGGTCAAAATGCTCACGCTGGTACTTAAGAAAAACAACTTCACTTTTGATGGAGATCATTATTTGCAAGTAAATGGAACTGCCATGGGCACCAAAATGGCTCcgtcatatgccaacatatttatgggcAAATTAGAGAAACAACTCCTTGAAACTTCCGtcgaaaaaccgctttcctggtTTAGATTTATAGATGATGTGGATATGAAATGGAATAAAAGCGACGAGGATTTAGACACTTTTATCACTCATGCCAACAACATACATCCAagtatcaaatttactcatgagAAGTCTAAATCCAAAATCGCCTTCCTCGATACTTCAAGTTCGCTCACAGAGGGCATCATATCTACAGATTTATATTCTAAGCCTACTGACACTCATCAATATTTGTcccctaaaagttgccatcctgcTCATCTTACCAAGAGCATTCCATACAGTCAGGCACTTAGAGTCAAGCGAATATGCTCCAACACAGAAACAACTAAAAGACAACTGCGTAAACTTGAAACTCGCTTGAAGAAAAGGGGCTACAAAcacagaaatatcaaaaaaagcttTCAGAAAGCGGAGTCAATTCCGAGGAGTGAACTATTggaatacaaagttaaaaagaaaagcaaaaggACTCCATGTGTTCTAACTTATCACCCATCTCTCaaaaacagctttggtgtcattcgtgagcattggaaatcagttgaaaagaattccaaactGTCCAAGATTTTCCCTGAGCCTCCAATGATAGCTTTTAGGCAACCTAGTAGTCTACGGAACCTACTAGTGCGGGCTGAAGTGTCTGATAATAGAAGTACTTCTGGCGAATGTCGTTCGTGTGGAGAAAAACGCTGCAAATGCTGTTTACAGATGCAGCATTcgtcaacatttcaca aatgttcggtttgtggcctccaatatgttggtgaatcaaagcagcctttccacaaacgcctcaatggccataggAGTGATATATCTAAGAAGCCACTTCTTCCAGTCTCTGAGCACTTCAGACAGTCAGATCACAAACTtgatgactttaaccgcatgaaaattCTAGTGATTGAACAGAACATTCAATGGAGTGATGCACAGCGACAGGttcgggaaagcttttggataaaggaacttaatgtacatcaCCCAAAtggcatcaataagaaatactaa